From the Polyangia bacterium genome, one window contains:
- a CDS encoding serine/threonine-protein kinase — translation MVVIGPGQPGLIAGKYQIERLIGKGGMAEVFAAVNVRTGKRVALKRINPALAATDEARARFRREALAAGRINHPNVVTVFDVVEHQGATCLVMELLEGETLSQLLLRTKVLTPEVAIAVLIPALRGVAAAHAHGVIHRDLKPDNIFLCKVSDNQRGEAKVLDFGVSKLAADGIDDVNITATGGLVGTPIYMAPEQVRGGREIDQRTDVYTLGCVLFQMLTGRPPYQGEIYSALMVTIATQDPPRLRSLRPDVPVELERIVHKAMARDVDVRFQDVSSFIVALEAFLRAEHPSSGPVPMTAQPTTDRTIKLMPPRPNWNRRLLIAAAVVVVVLATKMIIDARFPRRDRNRTPTTASTAAPPASSAPSPPPAPPTLPTNTTAAEAPAPTVPPNNVGRRTALDRPAANHLGNKTRERASIRSTRQPKTVESAPAPVSASPSKPPIPQQPQSPPSRAGRITIDDF, via the coding sequence ATGGTCGTGATCGGCCCCGGCCAACCTGGACTCATCGCCGGCAAGTATCAGATTGAAAGGCTGATCGGCAAAGGCGGCATGGCCGAGGTCTTTGCGGCGGTCAACGTCCGCACCGGCAAGCGGGTGGCGCTCAAGCGCATCAACCCGGCGCTGGCCGCGACCGACGAAGCCCGCGCGCGCTTCCGGCGCGAGGCGCTGGCTGCGGGACGCATCAACCACCCCAACGTGGTCACGGTGTTCGACGTGGTCGAGCACCAGGGCGCCACCTGCCTGGTGATGGAGCTGCTGGAAGGCGAGACTTTGTCGCAGCTTTTGCTGCGCACCAAGGTACTGACGCCAGAGGTGGCGATCGCCGTGCTAATCCCGGCGCTGCGCGGTGTTGCCGCCGCGCACGCGCATGGCGTGATCCACCGCGATCTCAAGCCGGACAATATCTTTCTGTGCAAGGTCAGCGACAACCAGCGCGGCGAAGCCAAGGTCCTGGATTTTGGCGTCTCCAAGCTGGCCGCCGACGGCATTGACGACGTGAACATCACCGCCACCGGCGGCTTGGTGGGAACGCCGATCTACATGGCGCCTGAACAGGTGCGCGGCGGCCGCGAGATCGACCAGCGCACGGACGTCTACACGCTGGGCTGCGTGCTGTTCCAAATGCTCACCGGCCGACCGCCTTATCAAGGCGAGATTTACTCAGCGCTGATGGTCACCATCGCCACCCAGGATCCGCCGCGCCTGCGTTCCTTGCGCCCGGACGTCCCCGTCGAGCTGGAACGGATCGTTCACAAGGCAATGGCCCGCGACGTCGACGTCCGTTTTCAAGACGTGTCCAGCTTCATCGTCGCGCTCGAGGCGTTCCTGCGCGCCGAGCATCCGTCCAGCGGACCGGTCCCGATGACCGCGCAGCCCACCACCGATCGCACGATCAAGCTGATGCCGCCGCGCCCGAACTGGAACCGGCGGCTCCTCATAGCCGCGGCCGTGGTGGTCGTCGTGCTGGCCACGAAGATGATCATCGACGCGCGCTTTCCGCGGCGCGACCGAAACAGGACACCGACCACGGCCAGCACGGCAGCACCACCGGCGTCGAGCGCGCCTTCGCCCCCCCCTGCCCCGCCGACGCTGCCCACGAATACCACCGCCGCCGAAGCGCCCGCACCGACGGTGCCGCCGAACAATGTCGGCAGGCGCACGGCCCTCGACCGGCCTGCGGCCAATCACCTTGGTAACAAAACGCGCGAACGCGCCTCAATCCGATCCACTCGTCAGCCGAAGACGGTAGAATCTGCGCCCGCACCGGTCAGCGCCTCTCCCTCAAAGCCGCCTATACCGCAGCAGCCGCAGTCTCCCCCTTCGCGCGCCGGGCGCATCACCATCGATGATTTCTAA
- a CDS encoding sigma-70 family RNA polymerase sigma factor — protein sequence MQEDGLTPTAMPTLGAADDAVLVAAVVRGDRDALADLYDRHSPVLLAVGLRIVGDRAQAEDLLHDVFLEAWHQAASFDPARGTVRAWLVTRMRSRALDRRNAGTRGARILKTAADQGPAPAVAPETARTDHERVRRLVGALPEELNTVIGLAYFEGLTSAEIAARLQVPIGTVKSRTARAVAWLKDRIAPAVQTKGGLS from the coding sequence ATGCAGGAGGACGGCCTGACCCCAACCGCGATGCCCACATTGGGTGCGGCCGACGACGCGGTTCTGGTGGCGGCGGTGGTGCGCGGCGATCGGGACGCGCTGGCGGATCTCTATGATCGGCATTCGCCGGTATTACTGGCGGTCGGCCTGCGCATCGTCGGTGATCGCGCCCAGGCCGAGGATCTCTTGCACGATGTCTTCCTGGAGGCGTGGCATCAGGCGGCTTCGTTCGATCCCGCGCGCGGCACTGTGCGCGCCTGGCTGGTCACGCGCATGCGCTCGCGCGCGCTGGATCGCCGCAACGCCGGCACCCGCGGCGCCCGCATCTTGAAGACCGCCGCCGACCAGGGGCCCGCGCCCGCTGTCGCGCCCGAAACCGCCCGCACCGATCACGAGCGCGTGCGGCGGCTGGTAGGCGCGCTGCCCGAAGAATTGAACACTGTCATCGGCCTGGCCTACTTCGAAGGGCTGACCAGCGCCGAGATCGCCGCGCGGTTGCAAGTTCCCATCGGCACGGTGAAATCCCGCACCGCCCGCGCCGTGGCCTGGCTGAAGGATCGCATCGCCCCCGCGGTGCAAACGAAGGGAGGGCTGTCATGA
- a CDS encoding cupin domain-containing protein — protein sequence MNPNVLDLLPGFALGTLAEDEMDRVARAINESPVLQAAVDAINEGLVANAATLAPVVPSRDVRARLLRSVGGADRFATFFDVMAQALDMTVDAVRALCSRIDRPNQWQAGPRRGIQLIHFQPGPRLAAAVDAGLVRMTPGTVFPRHRHLGFEWNMVLEGTLHDGERLYRPGDVFCYENQSAHEYSAGPERELIMIAMHHGIEDASAS from the coding sequence ATGAATCCGAACGTTCTGGATCTGCTGCCCGGGTTCGCGCTCGGAACGCTGGCCGAAGACGAGATGGACCGGGTGGCGCGTGCGATCAACGAATCGCCCGTGCTGCAAGCAGCGGTCGACGCCATCAACGAAGGCCTGGTGGCCAACGCCGCGACGCTGGCGCCGGTGGTGCCGTCGCGTGACGTGCGGGCGCGCCTTCTGCGCAGCGTGGGCGGCGCCGATCGCTTCGCCACCTTCTTCGACGTCATGGCCCAGGCCCTGGACATGACCGTCGACGCTGTCCGCGCGCTGTGCAGCCGGATCGATCGCCCGAACCAATGGCAGGCCGGTCCCCGCCGCGGCATTCAGTTGATCCATTTTCAGCCGGGCCCGCGGCTGGCGGCCGCCGTCGACGCGGGCCTGGTGCGCATGACGCCCGGGACGGTGTTCCCGCGCCACCGGCATCTTGGCTTCGAATGGAACATGGTCCTGGAAGGCACGTTGCACGACGGCGAGCGTCTGTACCGTCCCGGCGACGTCTTCTGCTACGAGAATCAATCGGCGCACGAATACAGCGCCGGCCCCGAGCGCGAGCTGATCATGATCGCCATGCACCACGGCATCGAAGACGCCAGCGCGTCGTAG
- a CDS encoding DEAD/DEAH box helicase produces the protein MHSALARALAARGYETATPVQSAVLEPRYVGRDLIISSQTGSGKTIAFGTLLAQTLLAEGTPFVRGPRPVALVIVPTRELAAQVREELGWLLSQTGLRLASFTGGTSVGGDLRALAHGVDLVIGTPGRLVDLSRRERLDLSAVTTVVLDEADEMLDLGFREDLETLLQAAPAERRTILLSATLPSEIRALARKFQREALPVDPRTAEGGAAASAASAHADIAYVAHVVAHNERLAAVVNVLRAFDLQAPDEARAIVFGTTRDGVAQLHAALVARGFAATVISGDRAQAERDRALEQMRQGLTRVLVATNVAARGLHLPDVDLIVHADLPLNAESLAHRSGRTGRAGRKGTAVLIVGAHERRKAERLLAAINARTTWSAAPSAESIAAAARSRMIAALLKDEDAPEEGAPSAAAVEAVIQKLEAQRPAREVLARLLARELARLPAGEPLTVVAASSNGARDARPGPRHSRSDFSSKGVLFRINLGAKDKADPRWMLPLICRRGGVTNREVGAIRIGPRDTTFEIAGDAAHDFSVASAQMDPRAPHVRIDRADGPAAAFTPADGPRPSPSPTRPALRSFKPAPHKAAGHHKPAPHHKPAPHHKPAPHHKPKPKQK, from the coding sequence TTGCACTCTGCTTTGGCCCGCGCGCTGGCCGCGCGTGGGTACGAGACCGCCACGCCCGTGCAATCGGCCGTGCTGGAGCCGCGCTATGTGGGGCGCGACCTCATCATTTCGTCGCAGACCGGGTCCGGCAAGACCATTGCCTTCGGGACGTTGCTGGCGCAGACGCTGCTTGCCGAAGGGACGCCGTTCGTCCGCGGCCCGCGCCCGGTGGCCCTGGTCATCGTCCCCACGCGCGAGCTGGCAGCGCAGGTGCGCGAGGAGCTGGGTTGGCTGCTGAGCCAGACCGGGTTGCGGCTGGCGTCGTTCACCGGCGGCACCAGTGTCGGCGGCGATCTGCGCGCGCTGGCTCACGGCGTGGACCTGGTGATCGGCACGCCCGGGCGCCTGGTCGATCTGTCGCGGCGCGAGCGGCTGGATCTGAGTGCCGTCACCACCGTCGTTCTCGACGAAGCCGACGAGATGCTGGATCTCGGCTTTCGGGAAGATCTGGAGACGCTGCTGCAAGCGGCGCCCGCCGAGCGGCGTACGATCTTGCTGTCGGCCACCCTGCCGTCGGAAATCCGCGCCCTGGCCCGGAAGTTCCAGCGGGAGGCTCTGCCGGTGGATCCGCGCACCGCCGAAGGTGGCGCGGCGGCGTCGGCCGCCAGCGCGCACGCTGACATCGCGTACGTGGCGCACGTGGTGGCCCACAATGAACGCCTGGCCGCGGTGGTCAACGTCTTGCGCGCCTTCGATCTGCAGGCGCCCGACGAGGCCCGGGCCATCGTCTTTGGCACCACCCGCGACGGCGTGGCCCAGCTGCACGCGGCGCTGGTGGCGCGCGGATTCGCCGCCACGGTGATCTCGGGTGATCGCGCCCAGGCCGAACGCGATCGCGCCCTCGAACAGATGCGCCAGGGGCTCACGCGCGTGCTGGTGGCCACCAACGTCGCCGCCCGCGGCCTGCACTTGCCCGACGTCGATCTGATCGTGCACGCCGATCTGCCGCTGAACGCCGAATCACTGGCCCATCGCAGCGGCCGCACGGGTCGCGCCGGCCGCAAGGGTACGGCGGTCTTGATCGTCGGCGCCCACGAGCGGCGCAAGGCCGAGCGCCTGCTGGCCGCCATCAACGCCCGCACCACCTGGTCGGCCGCGCCGTCGGCCGAGTCCATCGCCGCGGCGGCGCGCAGCCGCATGATCGCGGCGTTGCTGAAGGACGAAGACGCGCCGGAGGAAGGGGCGCCGTCCGCCGCCGCCGTCGAGGCGGTGATTCAAAAACTGGAAGCCCAGCGCCCGGCGCGCGAGGTGCTGGCCCGCCTGCTGGCCCGCGAGCTTGCCCGCTTGCCCGCTGGCGAGCCGCTGACCGTGGTCGCCGCGTCGTCGAACGGCGCGCGCGACGCCCGGCCCGGACCGCGCCACAGCCGCTCTGATTTTTCCAGCAAGGGCGTTCTCTTTCGCATCAACCTCGGCGCCAAGGACAAGGCCGATCCGCGCTGGATGCTGCCGCTTATCTGTCGTCGCGGCGGTGTCACCAACCGCGAGGTGGGCGCCATCCGCATCGGCCCGCGCGACACCACCTTCGAGATCGCCGGGGACGCCGCGCACGACTTCTCCGTCGCGTCGGCGCAAATGGATCCGCGGGCGCCGCACGTCCGCATCGATCGCGCCGACGGGCCCGCCGCGGCGTTCACGCCCGCCGACGGTCCGCGGCCGTCGCCGTCGCCCACGCGGCCCGCCCTCCGTTCTTTCAAGCCAGCGCCCCACAAGGCGGCCGGTCACCACAAGCCGGCGCCGCACCACAAGCCGGCGCCGCACCACAAACCGGCGCCGCACCACAAGCCCAAGCCGAAACAAAAATAG
- a CDS encoding TraR/DksA family transcriptional regulator codes for MAKASSRDGHRQRLLAVKAEILEGGDFEIEPGRKDPTKVGTDDDEAPLTEMAQVIASKRNRSRGEALAKVMAALKRLDTDPEMFGLCAECEEPISPRRLELMPYVELCVDCQSGEDGPKGPQTRRHLRDFR; via the coding sequence ATGGCCAAGGCTTCGTCACGGGACGGTCACCGGCAGCGCTTGCTGGCCGTGAAGGCGGAAATCTTGGAAGGCGGCGACTTCGAGATCGAGCCCGGCCGCAAGGATCCGACCAAAGTCGGCACTGACGACGACGAGGCGCCGCTGACCGAGATGGCCCAGGTGATCGCCTCGAAGCGCAACCGGTCGCGCGGTGAGGCGCTGGCCAAGGTGATGGCGGCGCTCAAACGCCTGGACACCGATCCCGAGATGTTCGGCCTGTGCGCCGAGTGCGAGGAGCCCATCTCGCCGCGCCGCCTGGAGCTGATGCCCTACGTCGAGCTGTGCGTCGACTGTCAGAGCGGCGAGGACGGCCCCAAGGGCCCGCAGACGCGGCGCCACCTGCGCGACTTTCGTTAG
- a CDS encoding histidine phosphatase family protein, which yields MKATRLFLVRHGATQLTAEDRFSGAVGVDLSEEGRQQVRLLGRRLANESLSAVYCSPLGRTVETASILAEPHRLKLIHRDGLREISHGRWEGLTRQEVETRFADEYQAWDSDPFTFAPEDGESGVAVLARALPVIREIVVAHAGQNVLVVSHKATLRLLLSSLLGFDARGYRDRLDQSPACLNVVDFKDPVRARLMLFNDVSHYSDQPRRSQANLSKWWDAPKEPSA from the coding sequence ATGAAAGCCACGCGGCTATTCCTGGTTCGCCACGGCGCCACGCAGCTGACCGCCGAGGATCGCTTTTCGGGCGCGGTCGGCGTCGATCTGTCCGAGGAAGGCCGCCAGCAGGTGCGCTTGCTCGGGCGCCGGCTGGCCAACGAATCGCTGTCGGCGGTTTACTGCAGCCCGCTCGGCCGCACCGTCGAGACGGCGTCGATCCTGGCCGAGCCCCACCGCCTGAAGTTGATTCACCGCGACGGTCTGCGCGAGATCAGCCACGGCCGCTGGGAGGGCCTCACCCGGCAAGAAGTGGAGACGCGCTTTGCCGACGAATATCAGGCCTGGGATTCCGATCCGTTCACCTTCGCGCCGGAGGACGGCGAATCGGGCGTGGCGGTGCTGGCGCGCGCGCTGCCGGTGATCCGCGAGATCGTCGTGGCCCACGCCGGGCAGAACGTGCTGGTGGTGTCGCACAAGGCGACGCTGCGCTTGCTGCTGTCCAGTCTGCTGGGGTTCGATGCGCGCGGTTACCGCGATCGACTGGATCAATCGCCCGCCTGCCTGAACGTGGTCGACTTCAAGGACCCGGTCCGCGCGCGGCTGATGCTGTTCAATGATGTGTCGCACTATTCGGATCAGCCGCGCCGTTCGCAGGCGAACCTGTCCAAGTGGTGGGACGCGCCGAAAGAGCCATCGGCGTGA